The following are encoded in a window of Castanea sativa cultivar Marrone di Chiusa Pesio chromosome 9, ASM4071231v1 genomic DNA:
- the LOC142611016 gene encoding uncharacterized protein LOC142611016 gives MNYRSVRESLIGGRNIPAVSQHRRGHSLTSISNSNSKVDSSAAVVDENLDLFSKTRRTLSVTSSDESSDVSVKLGRLSIGSAKLSRSGIDDLLSSTDGGKHDYDWLLTPPGTPDFPSSEGKGSQPISAAPRSSSLARSTSAVKSSRLSVSQSESNHTSRPSRSSSVTRSSLSTSQYSTYSSNRSSSILNTSSASVSSYTRPSSPITRSPSTARPSTPSSRQTPSRSSTPSRARPTPTSSSIDKPRPSLSSRPSTPSSRPQVPANLNSPTTRSISRPSTPTRPSTPTRRNSLPAVSQTVGLSTSAGRILSNGRTSAPSSRPSSPVPRVRPPPQPIVPPDFPLETPPNLRTTLPADRPVSAGRSRPGAAATVKGNSEAPAPTNISRRQSSPIVSRGRLTEPTGRGRVHTNGHHADVHEPRKPSHLPELAMRKPVKSSTTATESTGFGRTISKKSLDMAIRHMDIRNGTGNNRPLSGTTLFPQSIRSATQKIQSIRALSAPPSINNNGNLQKSNHGVYSENGNNNINRPVNNGNEVDDGGRYPSRLGEVDIYESSRYDAILLKEDLKNTNWLHSIDDKFDQGPIFDNGFESLPEPFGLL, from the exons ATGAATTATCGGAGTGTGAGGGAATCTCTGATCGGAGGGAGGAATATTCCGGCGGTTTCGCAGCACCGGCGAGGTCATAGTCTGACCTCGATCTCCAACTCCAATTCCAAGGTCGACAGCTCCGCCGCCGTCGTCGACGAGAACTTGGATCTCTTCTCCAAAACTCGCCGCACTCTCTCCGTCACCTCCTCCGACGAATCTTCCGATG TTTCGGTGAAGTTGGGGAGACTTTCAATTGGATCAGCAAAATTGTCTCGAAGTGGGATTGATGATCTTTTGTCATCTACAGATGGAGGAAAGCATGATTACGATTG GCTTCTCACTCCTCCTGGAACTCCTGATTTTCCTTCGTCGGAGGGCAAAGGGTCTCAACCAATTTCCGCCGCTCCAAGAAGTAGTTCTTTAGCTAGATCAACTTCTGCCGTAAAGTCTTCAAGG CTTTCTGTATCACAATCAGAGAGTAACCATACATCAAGACCAAGTAGAAGCAGTTCCGTTACACGTTCTTCCCTCTCCACTTCACAATATAGTACCTATTCCTCAAACAGATCCTCCTCAATCCTTAACACAAGCTCAGCTTCAGTCTCATCTTATACCAGACCATCGTCCCCCATCACCCGCTCTCCATCTACAGCAAGACCTTCTACTCCATCCTCCCGCCAGACACCATCGCGCTCCTCAACTCCTTCAAGAGCACGTCCAACCCCAACTAGCTCTTCCATTGACAAACCTCGGCCATCACTAAGCTCAAGACCCTCAACTCCTAGTTCTAGGCCTCAAGTTCCAGCAAACTTGAATTCCCCTACTACTCGATCAATTTCTCGTCCATCTACCCCCACTCGTCCATCTACCCCCACTCGTCGAAATTCATTACCTGCTGTTTCTCAAACTGTTGGTCTTTCTACTTCAGCTGGGCGCATTCTATCAAATGGGCGCACTTCAGCACCATCATCCAGACCAAGCTCACCAGTTCCGCGAGTTCGTCCCCCACCACAGCCAATTGTCCCCCCTGATTTTCCCCTTGAAACACCACCAAATCTCAGAACAACTTTACCTGCAGACAGACCAGTTTCTGCTGGTAGGTCTCGTCCAGGTGCTGCTGCCACCGTGAAAGGGAACTCAGAAGCTCCAGCTCCCACCAATATATCAAGAAGACAATCATCACCTATTGTCTCCAGGGGAAGACTTACTGAGCCTACTGGCAGAGGCCGTGTGCATACCAATGGACACCATGCTGATGTTCATGAGCCTCGGAAGCCCTCACATCTCCCAGAGTTAGCCATGAGGAAACCTGTGAAGAGTTCAACAACTGCCACAGAGAGCACTGGATTTGGAAGGACTATCTCAAAGAAATCACTGGATATGGCCATCAGGCATATG GATATAAGAAATGGCACGGGGAACAATCGTCCACTTTCAGGCACCACTCTCTTCCCTCAAAGCATACGATCTGCCACGCAAAAAATCCAATCCATTCGTGCTCTGAGTGCTCCACCATCCATCAACAACAATGGAAACCTGCAAAAAAGCAATCATGGAGTATACTCAGAGAATGGAAACAACAATATTAATAGGCCTGTGAATAATGGAAATGAAGTGGATGATGGAGGACGATATCCTTCAAGATTGGGTGAAGTAGATATCTATGAGAGCTCCCGATATGATGCAATATTGCTCAAAGAGGACTTGAAGAATACAAACTGGCTGCACAGTATTGATGATAAGTTTGACCAAGGACCAATCTTTGATAATGGATTTGAGTCCCTACCAGAACCGTTTGGCCTATTATAG